A DNA window from Solanum lycopersicum chromosome 3, SLM_r2.1 contains the following coding sequences:
- the LOC101251077 gene encoding gibberellin-regulated protein 6 has translation MAKLVSFFLLALIAISMVATTALAADAQYHLDRSRYGPGSLKPTQCLPQCTRRCSKTQYHKPCMFFCQKCCKTCLCVPPGFYGNKGVCPCYNNWKTKEGGPKCP, from the exons ATGGCCAAGCTTGTTTCGTTTTTCCTTTTGGCTCTTATTGCCATTTCCATGGTTGCAACCACTGCTCTAGCTGCTGATGCCCAGTACCACCTTGATCGt TCAAGGTATGGTCCAGGGAGCTTGAAGCCAACAC AATGCCTGCCACAATGTACAAGAAGATGTAGCAAGACACAGTACCACAAGCCATGCATGTTCTTTTGCCAGAAGTGCTGCAAGACATGCCTATGTGTTCCTCCAGGTTTCTATGGAAACAAAGGCGTTTGCCCTTGCTACAACAACTGGAAGACCAAAGAAGGAGGACCAAAATGCCCTTAA
- the LOC101259626 gene encoding uncharacterized protein: protein MEETVEYQKKNWIALKKSINGVLNKINKANIKYIIPELFGENLIRGRGLFCRSIMKSQLNSPIFTDVFAALVAVINTKFPQIGELLCKRMILQLQRAYKNNNKPQMLATVKFIAHLVNQQVVDELIALELVTLLLDKPTDDSVDVAVDFVKECGSMLQDLCPLGLHGVFERFRGILHEGEVDERVQFLIEDLFALRKHNFAPAVPLELDLVEEEDQITHEISLGDMIDPQMELDVFKPELNLFQNENKYVELHKRILGGGGGDQDEESENEDEGEGEHERKIEDETETNLINLRRMIYLTIMSSADFEEAGHKLMKIRLEPGQEMELCIMLLECCSQEKTFLHYYALLGQRLCMINKVYQKNFDKSFVQQYSRIHRLETNKLRNVAKFFAHLLGTDALPWHVLAYLRLTEEDTTSSSRIFIKILFQELSEHLGINKLNDRLSEPSMQEAFESIFPKDSLKNTRFAINFFTSIGLGGITENLRDYLKNMPRLILQQDKRAFRSSQSDDVHQSKRRRRS from the coding sequence ATGGAAGAAACGGTAGAGTACCAAAAGAAGAATTGGATTGCTCTAAAAAAGAGCATCAATGGAGTGctcaacaaaatcaataaagCCAACATAAAATACATCATTCCCGAATTATTTGGGGAGAATTTAATCCGTGGTAGGGGCTTGTTTTGCAGATCGATTATGAAATCACAATTGAATTCTCCTATTTTCACCGATGTTTTCGCAGCATTGGTCGCTGTTATTAACACGAAATTCCCACAAATTGGTGAACTTTTGTGTAAGAGGATGATTCTGCAATTGCAAAGAgcttataaaaacaataataaaccTCAGATGTTAGCAACTGTAAAGTTTATTGCTCATCTTGTTAATCAGCAAGTTGTTGATGAACTTATAGCTTTGGAATTAGTTACACTTTTACTCGATAAACCTACCGATGATAGTGTTGATGTTGCTGTTGATTTCGTTAAGGAATGTGGCTCGATGCTTCAGGATCTGTGTCCCTTAGGGTTGCACGGTGTTTTTGAGCGATTTCGAGGAATACTTCATGAAGGGGAAGTAGATGAAAGGGTTCAGTTCTTAATTGAAGACCTTTTTGCATTGCGAAAACATAACTTTGCGCCAGCTGTTCCTCTGGAACTTGACCTTGTTGAGGAGGAAGATCAAATAACACATGAAATCTCTCTTGGTGACATGATAGACCCGCAAATGGAATTAGATGTTTTCAAGCCGGAGCTTAATTTGTTCCAGAATGAAAATAAGTATGTAGAATTACACAAGAGGATTctaggtggtggtggtggtgatcaAGACGAAGAATCTGAGAATGAGGATGAGGGCGAGGGCGAGCACGAGAGGAAAATTGAGGATGAGACAGAGACAAACTTGATCAATCTTCGGAGGATGATTTACTTAACTATTATGTCAAGTGCTGATTTTGAAGAAGCAGGGCATAAGCTGATGAAAATCAGACTAGAGCCTGGTCAGGAGATGGAGTTATGCATAATGTTATTAGAATGTTGTAGTCAGGAGAAGACTTTTCTGCATTACTATGCACTTTTGGGGCAGCGGTTATGTATGATCAACAAAGTTTATCAGAAGAATTTTGACAAATCATTCGTGCAGCAATACTCAAGGATCCATCGACTTGAAACTAATAAACTGCGTAATGTGGCCAAGTTTTTTGCTCATTTACTAGGTACTGATGCATTGCCTTGGCATGTTTTGGCTTATTTAAGATTGACAGAAGAGGATACAACATCTTCTTCGCGTATATTCATCAAAATCTTATTCCAGGAGTTGTCAGAGCACCTTGGCATCAATAAACTGAATGATCGTCTTAGTGAACCCTCTATGCAAGAGGCATTCGAGTCGATATTTCCAAAGGATAGTCTCAAAAATACGAGGTTTGCTATCAACTTCTTCACATCCATTGGTTTAGGTGGGATAACTGAAAATCTAAGAGACTATTTGAAGAACATGCCAAGGCTTATCTTGCAGCAAGACAAGCGTGCTTTCAGATCAAGTCAATCAGATGATGTTCATCAAAGtaagaggaggaggagaagtTAG